Proteins encoded together in one Rana temporaria chromosome 6, aRanTem1.1, whole genome shotgun sequence window:
- the LOC120944345 gene encoding E3 ubiquitin/ISG15 ligase TRIM25-like, with protein MLSRTMLSRTMASTELRDELSCSICLNLYTDPVTLRCGHNFCRDCIEKVLDFQKDSDSYSCPECRAEYAERPLLEKNRKLCNIAKHFLVTQTHLEGSGVACTYCVHPPILAVKTCLQCETSLCDIHLTIHNSAVDHLLIDPIDSLVSRKCQTHNKLLEYHCCDDASCICVSCFAVGSHRTHKVETLDEAVTRKKGRLRGILDKFTSQVGVMEKQAQNLLDLQLAEHKKASDAKTRVTLLFEDAREELEEKEAWILDVISKEEHKIDSKISHLIQKLETQKESIFEKMRHLEELCKMADPLLILQDKEADGKGLVGLGDLSIAEKTVDEENRSEMRLDEGLIRSSLHVALSDLASKAKKASYITEPVDLLLDSDTACDNVLVSGDQKVASWVSGMLNRSDSSKRFTTFCQLCTKNSFFKGKHYWEVNQPSGWWAWHMPPYHVRAQSQRLETINIPGEYTWIMKLVFCPSTSCVTRPNSCTPSMPPSPNLYTLLLWMASAAHGEELSCSICLDLSMKLATLRCGHRFCRDCMVTALDTQEGSGVFPCLRCREEDVECPVPEKKIKLGNTVDSRSMEQENSEVFCTYCVHFRVAAIKTCLQCETSMCEKHLAAHNMTVDHVLTEPTSSFRRKKCSIHKKLLEYYCSKDAVCLCVSCCLVGKHKEHEVELIEEASEKKKEKLRKVCEYVTEERGEIEEKIQNLLDNKRKAQEKSDDEKKRVAALFEDIRRQLEVQEQRVLSEISRQVEKVSLAVSELIHQLETQKDTLSRDIRHIEEMCNITDPITFLQEPEMEYQAMEEPEICELDDFLISLPLLRSLTDLITDIKSKNKFHVKNLLLDEKTAHKTLVLSADLKMATVSNINQNKPDLSERFYEYCQVMSIESFSSGRHYWEVEIGDIEDWDIGVCYPTIDRGPDGDLGLNNNKSWCISVSDDELSARHNWECKFFVYLVSSVQKLGVCLDYEGGRLSFYQLSDPIRHLHTFTTTFTEPLHAAFCLGDDGWMKLLM; from the exons ATGCTTTCCCGCACAATGCTTTCCCGCACAATGGCATCTACAGAGCTGAGAGACGAGCTGAGCTGCTCCATCTGCCTGAACCTTTATACGGATCCGGTGACACTGAGATGtggacacaacttctgccgggATTGTATTGAAAAAGTTCTGGATTTTCAGAAGGATTCAGACAGCTACTCGTGTCCAGAATGCAGAGCAGAGTATGCAGAACGCCCCCTGCTGGAGAAGAACAGGAAGTTGTGTAATATTGCAAAACATTTCCTTGTTACTCAGACACACCTGGAGGGGTCTGGGGTCGCCTGTACTTACTGTGTGCACCCTCCCATCCTAGCCGTCAAGACGTGTCTTCAGTGCGAGACTTCCCTGTGTGACATTCACCTGACTATCCACAACAGCGCCGTGGATCACCTTCTGATCGATCCCATCGATTCCCTGGTCAGCAGGAAATGTCAGACCCACAACAAGCTCCTGGAATACCACTGCTGTGACGACGCTTCCTGCATTTGTGTGTCCTGCTTTGCTGTAGGATCCCACAGAACGCACAAGGTGGAGACCCTGGATGAGGCCGTGACAAGGAAGAAGGGGAGGCTCAGAGGGATCCTGGATAAATTTACTTCCCAGGTGGGAGTTATGGAGAAACAAGCCCAGAATCTACTGGATCTCCAGCTCGCCGAGCACAAAAAAGCCTCCGATGCTAAAACGAGGGTCACATTACTGTTTGAAGATGCCAGGGAAGAGCTGGAGGAAAAGGAAGCCTGGATCCTGGACGTTATCTCTAAAGAAGAACACAAAATCGATTCTAAAATCTCACATCTTATCCAAAAGCTGGAGACGCAAAAAGAGTCGATTTTTGAGAAGATGCGTCACCTTGAGGAGCTGTGCAAGATGGCGGACCCATTGCTGATCCTGCAAGACAAGGAAGCGGATGGCAAAGGTTTGGTTGGACTTGGGGACCTCAGTATTGCAGAGAAGACGGTTGATGAAGAGAACAGATCAGAAATGAGATTGGATGAAGGTTTGATCAGGTCAAGCTTGCACGTGGCCCTTTCTGATTTAGCATCCAAAGCGAAGAAAGCATCTTATATAACCGAGCCCGTGGATTTATTGCTGGATTCTGACACAGCTTGTGACAACGTCCTTGTCTCAGGTGATCAAAAAGTAGCTTCCTGGGTCAGTGGTATGCTGAATCGATCAGACAGTTCAAAGCGATTCACAACTTTCTGTCAGTTGTGCACCAAGAattctttttttaaaggaaagCACTACTGGGAAGTGAATCAGCCTTCTGGATGGTGGGCTTGGCATATGCCTCCATACCACGTGAGGGCCCAAAGTCAAAGATTGGAGACAATAAACATTCCTGGT GAATATACCTGGATTATGAAGCTGGTTTTCTGTCCTTCTACCAGCTGTGTGACTCGGCCAAACTCCTGTACACCTTCCATGCCACCTTCACCCAACCTCTACACCCTGCTTTTGTG GATGGCGTCTGCTGCACACGGAGAAGAGCTGAGCTGCTCCATCTGCCTGGACCTTTCTATGAAACTGGCGACACTGAGATGTGGGCACAGGTTCTGCCGGGATTGTATGGTGACTGCTCTGGATACACAGGAGGGATCTGGAGTTTTTCCTTGTTTGAGGTGCAGAGAGGAGGATGTAGAGTGTCCTGTGCCCGAGAAGAAGATCAAGCTGGGTAACACTGTGGACTCCCGATCCATGGAACAGGAGAACAGTGAGGTCTTCTGTACATATTGTGTGCATTTTAGGGTGGCAGCTATCAAGACTTGTCTGCAATGTGAGACTTCTATGTGTGAGAAACACCTGGCAGCCCACAACATGACAGTGGACCATGTGTTGACGGAACCGACTTCATCCTTCAGAAGAAAAAAATGCTCCATCCACAAGAAGCTTCTGGAGTATTACTGCTCCAAGGACGCCGTCTGTCTATGTGTGTCCTGCTGTCTGGTGGGGAAACATAAAGAGCATGAAGTAGAACTTATAGAAGAGGCTtctgagaagaagaaggagaaactGAGAAAAGTTTGTGAATATGtgactgaagaacgaggagaaattgaagaaaaaatccAGAATCTACTGGACAACAAGAGAAAAGCACAGGAGAAATCAGATGATGAGAAGAAGAGAGTCGCTGCTCTGTTTGAGGATATCAGGAGACAGCTGGAGGTCCAGGAACAGAGAGTCCTGAGTGAGATCTCCAGACAGGTAGAGAAGGTCTCGTTGGCGGTCTCTGAGCTGATTCATCAACTGGAGACCCAGAAAGACACCCTATCCAGGGATATCCGTCACATTGAGGAGATGTGTAACATAACCGACCCCATAACTTTCCTACAAGAACCAGAAATGGAATACCAAGCTATGGAGGAACCTGAGATCTGTGAGCTGGATGATTTCCTGATCTCGCTTCCATTGCTCAGATCCCTAACTGATCTAATCACCGAcataaaatccaaaaataaattcCATGTGAAAAATTTGTTACTGGATGAAAAAACTGCACACAAGACATTGGTTTTATCCGCTGACCTGAAAATGGCAACTGTGTCCAACATAAATCAGAATAAACCAGATTTATCGGAGAGATTTTACGAATATTGTCAGGTGATGAGCATTGAGAGTTTTTCCAGTGGGAGACATTACTGGGAGGTAGAGATCGGGGACATTGAAGATTGGGATATTGGTGTTTGCTATCCCACCATAGATAGAGGACCTGATGGTGATCTTGGATTAAATAACAACAAGTCGTGGTGTATAAGCGTGTCTGACGATGAACTTTCTGCTCGGCACAACTGGGAATGCAAGTTCTTCGTTTACCTGGTGTCTTCGGTGCAGAAATTAGGAGTATGTTTGGATTATGAAGGCGGCCGTCTGTCCTTCTACCAGCTGAGTGACCCCATcagacacctccacaccttcaccaccaccttcaccgAACCCCTCCATGCTGCTTTCTGTTTAGGTGATGATGGCTGGATGAAGCTCTTAATgtaa
- the LOC120944346 gene encoding E3 ubiquitin-protein ligase TRIM39-like has translation MASAAHGEELSCSTCPDLSMKLATLRCGHRFCRDCLVTALDTQEGSGVYPCPGCREEYVECPVPVKKIKLSNTVEDSRSMEQENSEVFCTYCVHFRVAAIKTCLHCETSMCDKHLTAHNKAVDHVLVEPTSSFRRKKCSIHEKLLEYYCPEDAICLCVSCCLVGKHKGHEVELIKEALEKKKERLRNICEKVTAVRGAIEGQIQNLQDHKGKAQEKANNEKKRVTVLYEDIRRQLEVQEQRVLSEISRQEEKVSLAVSELIQQLETQKDTLSRKIRHIEEMCNITDPITVLQEPGIVDQAMEEPKICDLDDFLISLTLHRSLTDLITNIKAKNEFHVANVLLDEKTAHESLVLSADLKMASVSDPEEDPPDPEEDTPDPEEDTPYLEEDTPYLEEDTPDPEERFYEYWQVMSIESFSSGRHYWEVEIGGNEVWDIGVCYPTIDRGPDGDFRKNNKSWCIALSDDELAAVHNSDFESLNHESPLQKVGVYLDYEGGRLSFYQLSDPIRHLHTFTTTFTEPLHAAFYLDENGWVKLLS, from the coding sequence ATGGCGTCTGCTGCACACGGAGAAGAGCTGAGCTGCTCCACCTGCCCGGACCTTTCTATGAAACTGGCGACACTGAGATGTGGGCACAGGTTCTGCCGGGACTGTCTTGTGACTGCTctggatacacaggaggggtcCGGAGTTTATCCCTGTCCGGGGTGCAGAGAGGAGTATGTGGAGTGTCCTGTGCCTGTGAAGAAGATTAAGCTGAGTAACACTGTGGAAGACTCCCGATCTATGGAACAGGAGAACAGTGAGGTCTTCTGTACATATTGTGTGCATTTTAGGGTGGCAGCTATCAAGACTTGTCTGCATTGTGAGACTTCTATGTGTGATAAACACCTGACAGCCCACAACAAGGCAGTGGACCATGTGTTGGTAGAACCCACCTCATCCTTCAGAAGAAAAAAATGCTCCATCCACGAGAAGCTTCTGGAGTATTACTGCCCCGAGGACGCCATCTGTCTATGTGTGTCCTGCTGTCTGGTGGGAAAACATAAAGGTCATGAAGTAGAACTTATAAAAGAGGCtttggagaagaagaaggagagacTGAGAAATATTTGTGAAAAAGTGACTGCAGTGAGAGGAGCGATTGAAGGACAAATCCAGAATCTACAGGACCACAAGGGGAAAGCACAGGAGAAAGCCAACAATGAGAAGAAGAGAGTCACTGTCCTGTACGAGGATATCAGGAGACAGCTGGAGGTCCAGGAACAGAGAGTCCTGAGTGAGATCTCCAGACAGGAAGAAAAGGTCTCATTGGCGGTCTCTGAACTGATCCAGCAACTGGAGACCCAGAAAGACACTCTATCCAGGAAGATCCGTCACATTGAGGAGATGTGTAACATAACCGACCCCATAACTGTCCTACAAGAACCAGGAATAGTAGACCAAGCTATGGAGGAACCTAAGATCTGTGACCTGGATGATTTCCTGATCTCACTTACATTGCACAGATCCCTAACTGATCTAATCACCAACATAAAAGCCAAAAATGAATTTCATGTGGCAAATGTGTTACTGGATGAAAAAACTGCACACGAATCATTGGTTTTATCCGCTGACCTGAAAATGGCATCAGTATCTGATCCAGAAGAGGATCCACCAGATCCAGAAGAGGATACACCAGATCCAGAAGAGGATACACCATATTTAGAAGAGGATACACCATATTTAGAAGAGGATACACCAGATCCAGAAGAGAGATTTTACGAATATTGGCAGGTGATGAGCATTGAGAGTTTTTCCAGTGGGAGACATTATTGGGAGGTAGAGATCGGTGGGAATGAAGTTTGGGATATTGGCGTTTGCTATCCCACCATAGATAGAGGACCTGATGGTGATTTTAGAAAAAATAACAAGTCGTGGTGTATAGCTCTGTCTGATGATGAACTTGCAGCTGTGCACAACTCTGACTTTGAGTCTTTGAACCATGAGTCTCCGTTGCAGAAAGTAGGAGTGTATTTGGACTATGAAGGTGGCCGTCTGTCCTTCTACCAGTTGAGTGATCCCATcagacacctccacaccttcaccaccaccttcaccgAACCCCTCCATGCTGCTTTCTATCTAGATGAAAATGGCTGGGTGAAGCTCTTAAGTTAA